In candidate division WOR-3 bacterium, a genomic segment contains:
- a CDS encoding tetratricopeptide repeat protein: protein MKRTGPAAQGQSRAWLWFVVISGTGFAVRLIYLLQARQHDPLFFAPQMDAEYHHRWALAIVSNTEFIRDAFFRAPLYPYFLAGLYKLGLGLFGARVAQAVLGSASCGFVFLLARRLLKSRQQATGLADRTRERVAVASGLVMAAYPLAVYFDGELLIPSLLVFLVLLGMVLLYRSLENGRQWWLPGLVFGLAAIARPNVLAFVAVFAVWLLVKYRSKVWSRLGWFLGAVCIVIAPVTVRNYVVSGTFVPIAWQAGTNFYIGNNPESDGVTAIVPGTRGSWWGGYFDVKTQAEKALGRELKGAEIDRYWLGQGLDFWRKQPLRALWLVVRKTYLLLSGYEVSNNRNIYYYKRFTFLNLLIFQTVFLKFPFGLLLPLALVGIYLGRSIARRWMPVFLFLVSFGLSFVAFFVTARYRMPMVPFLIVLAVYGVTRLAKARGRELGIGLALLAGALVFFNAGLFGAGRAGVLGPGRVEDQAQTHLSAAMGMFQQGRLADALGEVRTALEYDSAENVLVLESAIYVEMGKLEQARVAAQAAVDRFPSSPEPYGQLGNVFARAGQLDSARVCFEKVCELDPNSASSWNNLGNIAMMQSDFTSARTYFEKALAIEPTFVVTLFNLGLLDWQEGNRDLARSRWKRALELDPSYTKAKQALEHFR from the coding sequence GTGAAGAGAACTGGACCAGCAGCTCAAGGTCAGAGCCGGGCCTGGCTTTGGTTCGTTGTCATTTCCGGAACTGGGTTTGCAGTCCGGCTCATATACCTGTTGCAGGCGCGACAGCACGACCCTTTGTTCTTTGCGCCACAGATGGATGCGGAATATCACCATCGCTGGGCCTTGGCGATCGTTTCCAATACAGAGTTCATCCGAGACGCTTTTTTCCGGGCACCGTTGTATCCCTACTTTCTTGCCGGGTTGTACAAGCTCGGTCTAGGTCTGTTTGGTGCGAGGGTTGCGCAGGCAGTTCTGGGCAGTGCAAGCTGCGGGTTCGTCTTCCTGCTTGCTCGGCGCTTGCTGAAGAGTCGGCAACAGGCAACCGGACTTGCCGACCGGACCAGGGAACGCGTCGCGGTAGCGTCGGGCTTGGTGATGGCCGCGTATCCGCTCGCGGTGTATTTTGACGGTGAGCTTCTGATACCTTCTCTGCTCGTTTTCCTGGTGCTTCTGGGCATGGTGCTGCTGTACCGGTCTCTGGAGAACGGCCGGCAGTGGTGGCTGCCTGGTCTCGTGTTCGGGCTGGCGGCAATCGCCAGACCGAACGTGCTCGCATTCGTTGCCGTGTTCGCGGTGTGGTTGCTGGTGAAGTACCGCAGCAAGGTGTGGTCGAGGCTGGGGTGGTTTCTCGGCGCGGTGTGCATCGTGATTGCTCCGGTGACCGTCAGGAACTACGTTGTGTCGGGAACGTTTGTGCCCATTGCGTGGCAGGCCGGTACAAACTTCTACATCGGAAACAATCCGGAGTCGGACGGGGTGACTGCGATTGTGCCGGGCACGCGCGGCAGTTGGTGGGGCGGGTACTTCGATGTCAAGACTCAGGCCGAGAAGGCACTGGGACGCGAACTTAAGGGTGCTGAGATTGACCGATACTGGCTTGGCCAGGGCCTGGACTTCTGGCGAAAACAGCCGCTCAGAGCACTTTGGCTTGTAGTGCGCAAGACGTATCTTCTACTTTCCGGCTATGAGGTATCCAACAACCGGAACATCTACTACTACAAGCGGTTCACATTTCTGAACTTGCTCATATTTCAGACAGTATTTCTCAAGTTCCCGTTCGGTCTGCTCCTGCCGCTGGCCTTGGTTGGCATCTACCTTGGTCGGAGTATTGCGCGAAGATGGATGCCGGTGTTTCTTTTTCTTGTTTCATTTGGGCTGTCGTTTGTAGCATTCTTCGTGACTGCCCGGTACCGGATGCCGATGGTACCATTTCTCATCGTGCTTGCCGTGTATGGCGTTACGCGCCTGGCAAAGGCAAGAGGCAGGGAGCTTGGTATCGGGCTTGCACTTCTTGCGGGCGCTCTTGTTTTCTTCAACGCCGGTCTGTTCGGTGCAGGCCGGGCTGGTGTACTTGGGCCGGGCAGAGTTGAGGATCAGGCGCAGACTCATCTTTCTGCCGCGATGGGCATGTTCCAGCAGGGCCGGCTTGCGGATGCGCTTGGCGAGGTGCGGACTGCGCTTGAGTACGACTCGGCGGAGAACGTGCTTGTCCTTGAGTCGGCTATTTACGTTGAGATGGGAAAGCTGGAGCAGGCCCGGGTTGCCGCACAGGCCGCAGTTGATCGGTTCCCCTCGAGCCCGGAGCCGTATGGTCAGCTCGGTAATGTGTTTGCCCGTGCCGGGCAGCTTGATTCAGCCCGAGTGTGCTTTGAGAAGGTGTGCGAACTGGACCCGAACTCGGCCTCGAGCTGGAACAATCTCGGCAATATCGCGATGATGCAGTCCGACTTCACATCGGCACGGACGTATTTCGAGAAGGCTTTGGCGATAGAACCGACCTTTGTGGTTACGCTCTTCAACCTCGGGCTGCTGGATTGGCAGGAAGGAAATAGGGACTTGGCCCGAAGCCGCTGGAAGCGGGCGCTTGAACTGGACCCTTCCTACACCAAGGCCAAACAGGCGCTTGAGCACTTCCGTTAG
- a CDS encoding FG-GAP-like repeat-containing protein, with product MKRIRYGRAAALSLLLGGTMATALAQLSYVESSAGLIPPTMESGKTELEFADVNNDGNVDLLSIGDHGSPYVNTDQHGVMVWFGDGQGNWSVFMSGDFGYGGIAVGDVNNDGLLDVGYGMHHNYSGVPFGDQLIEAALGDGTGRNWTPWDSGLATNGETWGMFGTDFADFDSDGWLDLVSNSFGGSAGVHVYLNQRTGYWVQSFGFVGGLSKNEVTTGDIDNDGDIDFVVGHQYGSVYLNDGTGRFVLTDRNLPPGESQGRLGVALGDVDNDGAQEFSFVNATGGVGVWKWQAAADSWVSLSAGLPSTGVQATWLCDMDCDGYVDLVGFGNGNGVVWRGDGQGNWTQTATFSTPSPGTGRTLRAGGDVDHNGFPDVALVAVSGTRNYVRCFREASVADSLRIMPGFPRGGERLIAGSVRFIDWWSEAQNAADTRVRLELSVHGAGGPWQTIADSLRNSGRYQWTVPDCPSAQCHIRYTVFGPSGSVSCVTTRPFTIIGRTGITRPDGFGPVPEADGRLRLCPNPVTGQLVSAIGSALTGTVQVRMYDATGRCVLARLLKAARTGTLDLDLRSVTPGVYVLLFDTGRHSTVQTVVKVH from the coding sequence ATGAAGAGAATCAGATACGGCAGAGCAGCTGCCTTGTCTCTGCTGCTGGGCGGTACGATGGCAACCGCCTTGGCTCAGCTGAGCTATGTGGAAAGTTCGGCTGGGTTGATACCGCCGACGATGGAAAGCGGCAAGACCGAACTGGAGTTCGCCGACGTCAACAACGACGGCAACGTTGACCTGTTGTCAATTGGCGACCACGGCAGCCCCTACGTCAATACCGACCAGCACGGCGTCATGGTCTGGTTTGGCGACGGGCAGGGAAACTGGAGCGTGTTCATGTCGGGCGACTTCGGATACGGTGGTATTGCGGTCGGCGATGTCAATAACGATGGCTTGCTCGATGTGGGATACGGCATGCATCACAACTACTCCGGGGTTCCTTTCGGCGACCAGCTAATCGAGGCAGCGCTCGGCGACGGCACGGGTCGCAACTGGACACCGTGGGATTCGGGTCTGGCTACGAACGGCGAGACCTGGGGCATGTTCGGCACTGATTTCGCGGACTTTGACAGTGATGGCTGGCTTGACCTGGTCTCAAACTCGTTCGGCGGCTCGGCCGGCGTCCACGTCTATCTGAACCAGCGGACCGGCTACTGGGTGCAAAGTTTCGGTTTTGTCGGCGGGCTGTCAAAGAATGAGGTGACAACCGGTGACATTGACAACGACGGTGACATTGATTTCGTGGTTGGCCATCAGTATGGCTCGGTCTATCTCAACGATGGCACAGGCCGTTTCGTTCTGACCGACCGCAATCTGCCTCCAGGTGAGTCGCAGGGCCGGCTGGGTGTGGCGCTGGGCGATGTTGACAATGACGGAGCCCAGGAGTTCTCCTTCGTCAACGCCACCGGCGGAGTCGGGGTATGGAAGTGGCAAGCGGCCGCTGATAGCTGGGTCAGTCTGAGTGCAGGTCTGCCCAGCACAGGGGTTCAGGCAACTTGGCTATGTGATATGGACTGTGACGGGTATGTGGACCTGGTCGGGTTCGGCAACGGCAACGGCGTTGTCTGGCGTGGTGACGGTCAGGGGAACTGGACCCAGACCGCAACGTTTTCGACCCCGTCACCTGGCACCGGTCGGACGTTGCGAGCGGGTGGAGACGTTGACCACAACGGGTTTCCGGATGTTGCCCTGGTTGCGGTTTCGGGTACGCGCAACTACGTGCGCTGCTTCAGGGAAGCGTCGGTCGCAGATAGTCTGCGCATCATGCCGGGATTTCCGCGGGGAGGCGAGCGTCTCATTGCCGGTTCGGTCCGGTTCATAGACTGGTGGAGCGAAGCGCAGAACGCTGCGGACACCAGAGTAAGGCTTGAACTCTCGGTCCATGGCGCAGGTGGACCCTGGCAGACGATTGCCGACAGCCTACGGAACAGTGGCAGATACCAGTGGACCGTGCCGGATTGTCCTTCAGCCCAGTGTCATATCCGCTACACTGTTTTCGGCCCGTCGGGCTCGGTCTCATGCGTCACTACCCGGCCGTTCACCATCATCGGCAGGACCGGCATCACAAGGCCGGATGGGTTCGGGCCAGTGCCGGAAGCAGACGGTCGGTTGAGGCTTTGTCCGAATCCGGTAACCGGTCAACTTGTTTCGGCGATAGGGTCAGCCCTGACCGGGACGGTGCAGGTTCGGATGTACGATGCAACCGGGCGCTGTGTCCTCGCTCGATTGCTGAAAGCTGCTCGTACCGGCACACTTGACCTTGACCTGCGGTCGGTCACGCCTGGAGTTTACGTTCTGTTGTTTGATACTGGCCGGCACTCGACGGTCCAGACGGTCGTCAAGGTCCACTAA